From Haloarcula hispanica ATCC 33960, the proteins below share one genomic window:
- a CDS encoding DUF7319 domain-containing protein — MADPDSTSPTEDERGNTPADAVAAETEPGEHGAKDDGGETADDGESGEELDTEALRKQVEEKYDFDNFGPADMAEMTAEEWDVAFDEDSWITGDDLLDRVTRDLRNRVANRDVFARIERHRDPPRVLAYSDEGYAVVYPDGSLEGEGTVMRDVKPTVALCSMDSYDVPENVPDRPLPEPESVPEGGGELGNWMLQAIAGAQLLAGIALLGGAVLATAGVIGNRGTSIALLVVAGAAFIGVSLVLFFTVANARLSDTFRAEEYRDRLRAIGLEDGERPEFVPELDPQNSGSEDGATETDEAG, encoded by the coding sequence ATGGCCGACCCGGACTCGACGTCTCCCACGGAGGACGAGCGCGGGAACACCCCTGCGGACGCGGTAGCTGCCGAAACCGAGCCCGGCGAACACGGGGCCAAGGATGACGGCGGCGAGACGGCCGACGACGGAGAGTCGGGCGAGGAACTCGACACGGAGGCACTCCGGAAGCAGGTCGAAGAGAAGTACGACTTCGACAACTTCGGCCCGGCGGACATGGCCGAGATGACTGCTGAGGAATGGGACGTTGCCTTCGACGAGGACTCCTGGATCACCGGCGACGACCTGCTCGACCGGGTCACGCGGGACCTGCGGAACCGCGTTGCAAACCGCGACGTGTTCGCCCGCATCGAACGCCATCGGGACCCGCCGCGAGTTCTCGCGTACTCCGACGAAGGCTACGCGGTTGTCTATCCGGACGGCAGCCTCGAAGGCGAGGGGACTGTCATGCGTGACGTGAAGCCCACGGTCGCGCTGTGTTCCATGGATTCCTACGACGTGCCAGAGAACGTCCCCGACAGGCCCCTTCCCGAACCGGAGTCAGTTCCCGAGGGTGGCGGCGAACTCGGTAACTGGATGTTACAGGCGATTGCCGGGGCGCAGCTCCTGGCCGGGATTGCCCTGCTCGGGGGCGCAGTACTCGCGACCGCTGGCGTCATCGGCAACAGGGGAACCAGCATTGCGCTCCTGGTCGTGGCTGGCGCTGCCTTCATCGGTGTGTCGCTCGTCCTCTTTTTCACCGTCGCAAACGCGAGGCTCTCGGACACGTTCCGCGCCGAAGAGTACCGGGACAGACTCCGGGCTATCGGACTCGAGGACGGCGAACGACCGGAGTTCGTTCCGGAGCTCGACCCACAGAATTCGGGGTCTGAAGACGGGGCGACCGAGACTGACGAAGCCGGGTAA
- a CDS encoding DUF7321 family protein — MVSDGLVATVVLLSVSLSLPCFLYGAYYIIETEPVTWDVLVHHLKFVTTGLVLTTVPMVFWMIPRLPDQLGGLSAVHAMLGLQAYALLAFGGTGIVRIFRAKREHDLYNEYDEDLLLDEIGDETFSHWRSRLRIGVFGYVIFWLLAYLVGIARYALRYVA; from the coding sequence ATGGTGTCGGACGGCCTCGTGGCCACAGTCGTGTTACTGTCGGTGAGCCTCAGCCTCCCCTGTTTCCTGTACGGCGCGTATTACATCATCGAGACGGAGCCGGTCACCTGGGACGTGCTCGTGCACCATCTGAAGTTCGTCACGACGGGGCTGGTGTTGACCACAGTCCCGATGGTGTTCTGGATGATTCCACGCCTGCCGGACCAGCTCGGTGGCTTGTCCGCCGTCCACGCGATGCTCGGCCTGCAGGCCTACGCGCTGCTTGCCTTCGGCGGAACCGGAATCGTTCGCATCTTCCGCGCAAAGCGGGAACACGACCTCTACAACGAGTACGACGAAGACCTGTTACTGGACGAAATCGGGGACGAGACGTTCAGCCACTGGCGCTCGCGGCTCCGTATCGGCGTGTTCGGATACGTCATCTTCTGGCTGCTGGCGTATCTGGTCGGTATCGCTCGGTACGCCCTCCGCTACGTGGCGTGA
- a CDS encoding universal stress protein yields the protein MYEHILFPTDGSSGAEAALAHARTLAETHNATLHIMTVLDTSSPHIGMTAAGPEGATTGMTAEEHDESESGMVNEEHNIESSLRERSQAIVDAAADEVDGVDTVTAVEHGPPHSAILDYVDENDIDLIVMGTHGRTGVERYLLGSVAEKVVRTSDVPVLTVRLGEDDS from the coding sequence ATGTACGAACACATCCTCTTTCCGACGGACGGTAGTTCCGGAGCAGAAGCCGCGCTGGCACACGCACGCACTCTCGCCGAAACGCACAACGCGACGTTACACATCATGACCGTCCTCGATACGTCGTCGCCGCATATCGGGATGACTGCCGCAGGCCCGGAAGGGGCAACGACCGGCATGACTGCGGAGGAGCACGACGAGTCGGAGTCGGGGATGGTCAACGAAGAACACAACATCGAATCGTCGCTGCGGGAGCGGTCACAGGCCATCGTCGACGCGGCGGCAGACGAGGTCGACGGAGTCGACACCGTCACCGCCGTCGAACACGGCCCACCGCACAGCGCGATCCTCGACTACGTCGACGAGAACGACATCGACCTCATCGTTATGGGGACCCACGGTCGAACAGGAGTCGAGCGATATCTCCTCGGTAGCGTCGCCGAAAAAGTCGTCAGAACGTCCGATGTGCCGGTTCTCACTGTACGCCTCGGAGAGGACGACAGCTGA
- the nth gene encoding endonuclease III, with translation MGTLLESREEQATEVVDRLHEEYPDSAISLNYSNRLELLIAVVLSAQCTDERVNEVTADLFEKYQSAEDYAEATEEQLAEDIYGITFHNNKGGYLQGIGEILAEEHDGEVPDTMSALTDLPGVGRKTANVVLQHGHDIVEGIVVDTHVQRLSRRLGLTEEERPEAIEQDLLDVVPSDEWQQFTHLLIDHGRAVCGARSAECGACVLADICPSEKGDSDVDLASGEAW, from the coding sequence ATGGGAACGCTGCTGGAGTCACGCGAAGAACAGGCAACAGAGGTCGTCGACCGCCTCCACGAAGAATACCCCGATTCGGCTATCTCACTGAACTACAGCAACCGCCTGGAACTGCTGATCGCTGTCGTCCTCTCCGCGCAGTGTACCGACGAGCGGGTCAACGAGGTCACGGCGGACCTGTTCGAAAAGTACCAGAGCGCCGAAGACTACGCCGAAGCTACCGAGGAGCAACTCGCTGAGGACATCTACGGCATCACCTTTCACAACAACAAGGGCGGCTACCTCCAGGGAATCGGCGAAATTCTGGCCGAGGAACACGACGGCGAGGTGCCTGACACGATGTCGGCGCTGACCGACCTCCCGGGCGTGGGCCGGAAGACGGCGAACGTCGTCCTCCAGCACGGCCACGACATTGTCGAAGGCATCGTCGTCGATACGCACGTCCAGCGCCTGTCGCGGCGACTGGGCCTTACCGAAGAAGAGCGTCCGGAAGCCATCGAACAGGACCTGCTCGACGTGGTGCCCAGCGACGAGTGGCAACAGTTCACGCACCTTCTTATCGACCACGGGCGAGCGGTGTGTGGCGCGCGCTCCGCGGAGTGCGGAGCGTGCGTGCTCGCGGACATCTGTCCCTCCGAGAAAGGAGACAGCGACGTCGACCTCGCTAGCGGCGAGGCGTGGTAG
- a CDS encoding GNAT family N-acetyltransferase, whose amino-acid sequence MPGPVFIHGEQVTLHPQQATDSDLLQRLLNEPQVRQNIGFTEPLSEPAAEDLDSRDADTHFVVCVDDEPVGTCSLHEDYHPWGFGVLGYSMCPDRWGNGYATDAVDCLAQYAFQELRLNKLGADCYATNPASARVLEKVGFQQEGRRRDHAFVDGEYVDLLEYGLLADEWCP is encoded by the coding sequence GTGCCAGGACCAGTGTTCATCCACGGCGAGCAGGTGACACTCCACCCACAGCAAGCAACCGACAGCGACCTGCTACAGCGACTATTAAACGAGCCGCAGGTCCGGCAAAACATCGGGTTCACCGAGCCACTCTCCGAGCCAGCCGCCGAAGACCTCGACAGCCGCGATGCCGACACGCACTTCGTCGTCTGTGTAGACGACGAGCCGGTGGGGACGTGTTCGCTTCACGAAGACTACCACCCGTGGGGGTTTGGTGTGCTCGGGTACTCGATGTGTCCGGACCGCTGGGGCAACGGCTACGCGACTGACGCTGTCGACTGCCTCGCACAGTACGCGTTTCAGGAACTGCGATTGAACAAACTCGGAGCGGACTGCTATGCCACCAACCCGGCTTCCGCGCGTGTGCTGGAAAAAGTCGGGTTCCAGCAGGAGGGTCGACGCCGCGACCACGCCTTCGTCGACGGCGAGTACGTCGACCTGCTGGAGTATGGCCTGCTCGCTGACGAGTGGTGTCCTTGA
- a CDS encoding GNAT family N-acetyltransferase, which yields MPGPTFLRGETITLRTVEDEDVSFLQETINDPDVRHGLSATEPISERAEREWVESVASGESDDVHLLVCADGEAVGIIGLNDVTDRMGMAEVGYWLTPDAWGNGYATDAVRTLTEYAFQERRFHRVYAKVFAGNEGSQRVLEKAGFKREGTMRDHWFRDGRYEDVYLYGLLEGELDRGE from the coding sequence ATGCCCGGACCAACATTCCTCCGGGGCGAGACAATCACGCTCCGAACGGTCGAAGACGAAGACGTGTCGTTCCTGCAAGAGACCATCAACGACCCGGATGTCAGACACGGCCTCTCGGCCACGGAGCCGATCTCCGAACGGGCTGAACGCGAGTGGGTCGAATCCGTGGCCAGCGGCGAGTCCGATGACGTCCACCTGCTCGTCTGTGCTGACGGCGAGGCGGTCGGTATCATCGGGCTGAACGACGTCACGGACCGAATGGGTATGGCCGAGGTCGGCTACTGGCTCACGCCGGACGCGTGGGGCAACGGCTACGCGACCGACGCCGTCCGGACGCTCACCGAGTACGCCTTTCAGGAGCGGCGGTTCCACCGGGTGTACGCGAAGGTCTTCGCCGGCAACGAGGGGTCCCAACGCGTGCTCGAAAAGGCGGGGTTCAAGCGGGAGGGGACGATGCGGGACCACTGGTTCCGCGACGGCCGCTACGAGGACGTGTATCTCTATGGACTGCTAGAGGGCGAACTGGACCGCGGTGAGTAG
- a CDS encoding redoxin domain-containing protein produces MLSPGDPAPDFDLQGTAGGGVGTYRLSAATNRAPAVVAFAPGDASDSRTLLTELAETDWAGVSDAVAVFGVLPAGIDDCQSLAAALSLPYPLLADTHGVAAQFGVRKQDGSMQRAAFVVDKRCRVRAATAFDDLDGTVPDLDTVLRGLAEL; encoded by the coding sequence ATGCTCAGCCCTGGCGATCCGGCCCCGGACTTCGACCTGCAGGGGACCGCTGGCGGAGGTGTTGGTACCTATCGGCTGTCGGCCGCAACGAACCGCGCGCCGGCGGTCGTCGCCTTCGCTCCCGGCGACGCCTCCGATTCGCGGACCCTCCTCACCGAGTTAGCCGAGACAGACTGGGCAGGCGTCTCGGACGCTGTAGCAGTCTTTGGCGTTCTCCCGGCGGGTATCGACGACTGCCAGTCACTCGCGGCGGCGCTGTCGCTTCCCTACCCCCTGCTGGCCGACACCCACGGCGTCGCTGCGCAGTTCGGCGTCCGAAAACAGGACGGGAGCATGCAGCGAGCGGCGTTCGTCGTTGACAAGCGATGTCGCGTTCGGGCGGCGACAGCATTCGATGATTTGGACGGGACTGTACCGGACCTCGACACGGTTCTGCGTGGCCTCGCCGAGTTGTAG
- a CDS encoding PRC-barrel domain-containing protein produces MENLPQEITALVGREVYSKNGVFVGEVEDLRLELDRKEVTGLALTQLNTELFDEEVNTARGVIIPYRWVQAVGDVVIVSDIVERLRQPEAGDEEEEVPA; encoded by the coding sequence ATGGAGAATCTACCACAGGAGATTACAGCCCTCGTGGGTCGCGAGGTGTATTCGAAAAACGGCGTGTTCGTCGGCGAAGTCGAAGACCTTCGGCTGGAACTCGACCGCAAGGAAGTGACGGGGCTGGCACTCACCCAGCTCAACACGGAGCTGTTCGACGAAGAAGTGAACACAGCCCGGGGCGTCATCATTCCGTACCGGTGGGTCCAGGCTGTCGGCGATGTCGTCATCGTCAGCGATATCGTCGAACGGCTCCGCCAGCCCGAGGCCGGCGACGAGGAAGAGGAAGTCCCCGCCTAG
- a CDS encoding DHH family phosphoesterase codes for MSTASGITMASMSTYAILGCGSVGHAVAEELVEEGKDVLILDADEGRVEALRDQDLNAQQADICETDVAQTVADRDVVLIMSPDVNANAEAVRNIRESGGEQFIVARADDPVSADDLTELGADVVINPSAVIADSALRALETGELEYKASQLGDVIDGTEERMAILIHRSPDPDSIASAAALRAIAASRDVEADIIYEGEIGHQENRAFVNLLGIELTSNEDVDLDEYDTFALVDVAKGGEPAIDSVDIVVDHYEHEHELEHDAAFSDIRPNISATSTILTKYIQELDLNLDQSVATALLYGIRAETLDFKRDTTPADLTAAAYLYPFADHDTLEQVESPSMSPETLDVLAEAIRNREVQGSHLVSNAGFIRDRDALAQAAQHLLNLEGITTTAVFAIADDTIYLAARSKDIRMNIGKVLSDAFGGMGETAGHSTDASVEIPLGIFTGLDTSDDNRDTLLELTEEAVKRKLFEAMGVDSSSESSNGN; via the coding sequence ATGAGTACAGCCAGCGGCATCACGATGGCCTCTATGTCGACCTACGCCATCCTCGGGTGTGGGAGTGTTGGCCACGCCGTGGCGGAAGAACTCGTCGAGGAGGGGAAAGACGTACTCATCCTCGACGCGGACGAGGGGCGAGTCGAGGCGCTCCGCGATCAGGACCTCAACGCACAGCAGGCAGACATCTGCGAGACTGACGTCGCCCAGACGGTCGCCGACCGCGACGTGGTGCTCATCATGTCCCCGGACGTGAACGCCAACGCCGAAGCAGTCCGGAACATCCGGGAGTCCGGCGGCGAGCAGTTCATCGTCGCCCGCGCCGACGACCCGGTGTCGGCCGACGACCTCACTGAGCTCGGTGCGGACGTGGTCATCAACCCCTCGGCGGTCATCGCCGATTCGGCGCTTCGAGCGCTGGAAACCGGGGAACTGGAGTACAAGGCCTCACAGCTCGGGGACGTCATCGACGGGACCGAGGAACGCATGGCGATACTTATCCACCGGTCGCCGGACCCGGACTCCATCGCTTCAGCGGCCGCGTTGCGGGCCATCGCTGCGAGCCGCGACGTCGAGGCCGACATCATCTACGAGGGCGAGATTGGCCACCAGGAGAACCGCGCGTTCGTCAATCTCCTCGGTATCGAACTGACATCGAACGAGGACGTCGACCTCGACGAATACGACACGTTCGCGCTGGTGGACGTTGCCAAGGGCGGCGAACCGGCCATCGACTCGGTCGACATCGTCGTCGACCACTACGAGCACGAACACGAACTAGAACACGACGCCGCCTTCTCCGATATCCGGCCGAACATCTCGGCCACGTCGACGATTCTCACGAAATACATTCAGGAACTGGACCTCAATCTCGACCAGAGCGTCGCCACAGCGCTGCTGTACGGCATCCGCGCCGAGACGCTGGATTTCAAACGGGACACGACGCCGGCGGACCTGACCGCCGCGGCGTACCTGTATCCCTTCGCCGACCACGACACGCTCGAACAGGTCGAATCGCCGTCGATGAGTCCGGAGACGCTCGACGTGCTCGCGGAAGCGATCCGGAACCGCGAGGTTCAGGGAAGCCATCTCGTCTCCAACGCCGGATTCATCCGGGATCGCGATGCGCTGGCGCAGGCGGCCCAGCACCTCCTCAATCTGGAGGGCATCACGACCACAGCCGTGTTTGCCATCGCCGACGACACCATCTACCTCGCCGCGCGCTCGAAGGATATCCGGATGAACATCGGCAAGGTGCTGTCGGACGCGTTCGGCGGGATGGGCGAGACGGCGGGTCACTCCACGGACGCCAGCGTCGAGATACCGCTCGGCATCTTCACCGGTTTAGATACGAGCGACGACAACAGAGACACCCTGCTAGAACTCACTGAAGAAGCAGTCAAGCGGAAACTGTTCGAAGCGATGGGTGTCGACAGCAGTAGCGAGAGTTCGAACGGAAACTAG
- a CDS encoding YihY/virulence factor BrkB family protein has product MVRRAEWVATAKTVASIAYESDIRYIATSLAYYAFISLMPVLLLVFIVFGRQLAGVVSVTGAQFLTPDTQQLLYEGLTAATGRTAATVLSVVVLAWSGANVAVGVLTVVERIEAVTEQPLARQVCDAATVLGTLTAAVLVILVQSVFLALFATGPLSVLVGFAVLFVALTVTLLPLYFVPSRVASSPQDALPGAMTTAMGWTALHAAIQFFAANAGQYAIYGVLSGLILILTSTYVAAIVLMVGVVVNAVLATDTDDLYDVSG; this is encoded by the coding sequence ATGGTGCGACGAGCCGAGTGGGTGGCAACTGCGAAGACAGTCGCCAGCATCGCGTACGAGAGCGACATCAGGTACATCGCGACGTCGCTGGCGTACTACGCGTTCATCTCGCTCATGCCGGTGCTGTTGCTCGTTTTCATCGTCTTCGGCCGGCAACTGGCCGGCGTGGTTTCAGTCACGGGCGCGCAGTTTCTCACCCCTGACACACAGCAACTACTGTACGAGGGATTGACGGCGGCGACGGGCCGGACAGCGGCGACTGTCCTCTCCGTGGTCGTGCTGGCGTGGAGCGGTGCCAACGTCGCCGTCGGCGTCCTGACCGTCGTCGAGCGTATCGAGGCGGTGACAGAGCAGCCACTCGCGCGGCAGGTGTGTGACGCCGCAACTGTCCTCGGGACGCTTACGGCCGCCGTTCTGGTGATACTTGTCCAGAGCGTGTTTTTGGCTCTCTTTGCTACCGGCCCGCTGAGCGTACTCGTCGGGTTCGCCGTCCTGTTCGTCGCGCTGACCGTCACGCTGCTGCCCCTGTATTTCGTCCCGTCACGCGTCGCGAGTTCGCCACAAGATGCCCTCCCCGGCGCGATGACGACCGCAATGGGCTGGACCGCTCTCCACGCGGCAATCCAGTTCTTTGCCGCCAACGCCGGACAGTACGCCATCTACGGCGTTCTCAGCGGGCTCATCCTCATCCTCACGAGCACGTACGTGGCCGCGATTGTCCTGATGGTCGGCGTCGTCGTCAACGCAGTGCTCGCCACCGACACTGACGACCTGTACGACGTGAGTGGCTGA
- a CDS encoding GNAT family N-acetyltransferase — protein sequence MSDYAVEVGTWDQFEDAATAVRTAVFVEEQGVSEDEELDGNDSDAVQFLARDGEYPVGTARLRFPESTVGKVERVAVREPYRGDGVGAALMRAVEDAARDDGATTLTLHAQTHVESFYGQLGYETVSDEFEEAGIPHVEMRKRLDG from the coding sequence ATGAGCGACTACGCTGTCGAGGTTGGGACCTGGGACCAGTTCGAAGACGCGGCAACAGCCGTCCGAACAGCGGTGTTCGTCGAGGAACAGGGCGTCTCCGAGGACGAAGAACTCGACGGGAACGACTCGGACGCCGTCCAGTTTCTGGCCCGTGACGGCGAGTATCCTGTCGGGACCGCCCGACTCCGGTTCCCCGAGTCAACGGTCGGCAAGGTCGAACGGGTCGCGGTCCGCGAGCCCTATCGGGGCGACGGCGTCGGCGCAGCGCTGATGCGAGCCGTCGAAGACGCCGCTCGCGACGACGGCGCGACTACGCTCACACTCCACGCACAGACCCACGTCGAGTCGTTTTACGGGCAACTCGGCTACGAAACGGTTAGCGACGAATTCGAGGAAGCCGGCATCCCACACGTCGAGATGCGAAAGCGATTGGACGGCTGA
- the guaB gene encoding IMP dehydrogenase has translation MANDSEPFSEKLRMPEALTFDDVLLRPKESRVEPDEADTTTRVSKSVELTVPVLSAAMDTVTESDMAIAMARQGGIGVLHRNMNADEMATEIERVKRADELIIRDVVTASPNQTVSEVDEMMEHEGVSGAPVVDDDNGAVLGIISGTDIRPYLEVGEDDAVTDAMTDEVVTAPEDVTPREALELMYDHKIERVPIVDDENRLVGLVTMQGILQRREYDQAARADDGSLRCGAAVGPFEMDRAQVADEAGVDILFIDCAHAHNANVIESAREIKAEVDADVVVGNIGTREAAEAVVDFADGVKVGIGPGSICTTRVVTGAGMPQITAVAQVADVASQHDVPVIADGGIRYSGDAIKAIAAGADAVMLGSYFAGTDEAPGRVITMNGKKYKQYRGMGSVGAMNEGGGERYLKDDEEGEEFVPEGVEAATPYKGSLASELHQLVGGMQSGMGYVGAETIPEFKQRAEFVRVSAAGQQESHPHDVMITDEAPNYSPDS, from the coding sequence ATGGCGAACGATTCCGAGCCTTTCTCAGAGAAGCTCCGAATGCCGGAGGCGCTGACGTTCGACGACGTACTCCTCAGACCCAAGGAGTCCCGGGTCGAACCAGACGAGGCAGACACGACGACGCGGGTCTCGAAATCCGTCGAGCTGACCGTTCCCGTCCTCTCCGCGGCGATGGACACCGTCACCGAGAGCGACATGGCGATCGCGATGGCGCGACAGGGTGGTATCGGCGTCCTCCACCGCAACATGAACGCCGACGAGATGGCGACCGAGATCGAGCGAGTCAAACGCGCCGACGAGCTCATCATCCGCGACGTCGTGACGGCCAGCCCGAACCAGACCGTCAGTGAGGTCGACGAGATGATGGAACACGAGGGTGTCTCCGGCGCGCCGGTCGTCGACGACGACAACGGCGCAGTGCTGGGCATCATCTCCGGGACGGACATCCGGCCGTATCTGGAGGTCGGCGAGGACGACGCCGTCACGGACGCGATGACCGACGAAGTCGTCACCGCCCCCGAGGACGTGACGCCCCGTGAGGCGCTGGAACTGATGTACGACCACAAGATCGAGCGCGTCCCCATCGTCGACGACGAGAACCGGCTCGTCGGGCTGGTCACGATGCAGGGCATCCTCCAGCGCCGCGAGTACGACCAGGCCGCCCGCGCGGACGACGGCTCGCTCCGCTGTGGTGCCGCCGTCGGTCCCTTCGAGATGGACCGCGCGCAGGTCGCAGACGAGGCCGGCGTCGACATCCTGTTCATCGACTGCGCGCACGCCCACAACGCGAACGTCATCGAGAGCGCCCGCGAGATCAAGGCCGAAGTAGACGCCGACGTGGTCGTCGGGAACATCGGCACCCGGGAAGCCGCCGAGGCCGTCGTCGACTTCGCCGACGGCGTCAAGGTCGGTATCGGTCCCGGTTCCATCTGTACGACCCGCGTGGTCACCGGTGCGGGAATGCCCCAGATCACCGCCGTCGCGCAGGTCGCTGACGTAGCGAGCCAGCACGACGTGCCGGTCATCGCCGACGGCGGCATCCGATACTCCGGGGACGCCATCAAGGCCATCGCCGCGGGTGCGGACGCGGTGATGCTTGGCTCGTACTTCGCCGGGACCGACGAGGCTCCGGGCCGCGTCATCACCATGAACGGCAAGAAGTACAAGCAGTACCGCGGGATGGGCAGCGTCGGCGCGATGAACGAGGGTGGCGGCGAGCGCTACCTCAAGGACGACGAGGAGGGCGAGGAGTTCGTCCCCGAGGGCGTCGAAGCCGCGACGCCGTACAAGGGTTCGCTGGCCTCCGAACTCCACCAGCTCGTCGGCGGGATGCAGTCCGGGATGGGCTACGTCGGGGCCGAGACGATTCCCGAGTTCAAGCAACGCGCCGAGTTCGTGCGGGTCTCCGCGGCCGGACAGCAGGAGAGCCACCCGCACGACGTGATGATTACGGACGAAGCGCCCAACTACAGCCCCGACAGCTAA